ACTGGCTCACGGTCCACCCCGACCTGGTGCCCGCCGCCGTTGAAGAATCGTTGCGCTACGACCCGCCCACCCACGTGATCAGCCGCGTCTGCGCACAGGACCGGCTCCTCGGGGGCGTGGAGGTGCGCAAGGACGAGATGGTCCACCTCATGGTGGCGGCGGCCCACCGCGACCCGGCCAAGCACGCCGACCCCGAACTGTTCAACCTCCACCGCAAGCCCGCGCACCTCGCCTTCAGCGGAGGCATCCACTACTGCCTGGGCGCGCCGCTGGCCCGCCTCGAGGCACAGACCCTGCTCCACCAACTGGTCAGGCGCTTCCCCCGTCTCACCCTCGTCCGCAGACCCTCCTGGGCCCCCCGTGTGGCCTTCCGGCGCCTGCTGAACCTGGACGTCGCCCTCTCATGACCCACTCCCCCCTCCCCTCCCCCCACTTCCCCTACAAGGCCCTGCACGTCGAGTACGACGGGCCGGTCCTGCGGGTCCGTCTGCTGCCCACGTCCGAGGGCAGCACGCTGACCGTCGCCGCCCTCGACGACCTCACCGCCCTGCTCCACAGCCTGCACGACCGCCCCGACGTCCGGGTGCTGCTCCTGTCGTCGGACGGCGAGGACTTCTGTCTGGGCGCGGACCGCGGCGAGTACCGCGCGGCGCTGGCCGAGGACCCCGGCGGGTCCGTCATGCGCCGGATCGCCGACAAGGCGTACCGCGTGTGCGACGCCCTGGAGAACACGCACGCCGTCACCATCGCCCGGCTGCACGGCAAGGTGGTCGGCGCGGGCCTCGCGCTCGCCTCCTTCTGCGATCTGCGCGCCGGTGCCGACGACTGCCGGTTCCGCATGCCCGAGATCGGCATCGGCCTGCCGCCCGCCTGGGGCGGCGCCATGGGCCGGCTGATCGTCGAAGGCGGTGCGGCCAGGATCCGTGAACTCATGCTCACCTGCGAGACGTTCGACGCGGAGACCGCCCAGCGACTCGGTCTGCTGCACAAGGTCGCCCCGCTCGACGGACTCGACGCGGCCGTCTCGGCGTGGGTCAGGCCCCTCGTCCGGCGCTCGCCCGAGGCCCTCACCCTCACCAAGCGCATGTTCGCGGGCCACTCCCGGGCCGCCCGCACCGCCGACGTGGCACTGCTCGACGCCCACCTGCTCACCGCGCAGCTCACCGCGCCCCGCCCGTAGCCGGGCACGCCCTGCCCCGTCCGCGAAGTCCCGTCCGTCCCGCGCCCTGCGGGCGGACGACCGGACTTCGGGGACACGACCTGGAAGCGGCCGCCGTTCCCCGTCCCGTCCTCGCCCCCTGGGCGGGGAACGGACCGCGTGGTAGCGTCGCGCGGTGTCCAAGATCGAGATCGACGCGGTGACGGCCGAGTTCTTCGGGGCCTTCGACAACCGCGGCGGCAGGGCCGCCGACGTGGCGCGCATCCGCCGGCTCGTCCTGCCCGGCGGGATCATCGTCATGACCGGCCCGGACTTCACGGTCTACACGGTCGAGGAGTTCATCGCGCCCCGTCTGCGGCTGCTCCGCGACGGCCGGCTCACCGAGTTCTCCGAGTGGGAGACCTCCGAACACACCGAGATCGTGGGCGACATCGCCTCCCGCGTCGGTACGTACCGCAAGTCGGGCGTCCGTGACGGCGAGCGGTTCGAGGGCGGCGGCACGAAGACGATGCAGTTCGTCCGCACCCCGGACGGCTGG
Above is a genomic segment from Streptomyces collinus Tu 365 containing:
- a CDS encoding enoyl-CoA hydratase/isomerase family protein, with translation MTHSPLPSPHFPYKALHVEYDGPVLRVRLLPTSEGSTLTVAALDDLTALLHSLHDRPDVRVLLLSSDGEDFCLGADRGEYRAALAEDPGGSVMRRIADKAYRVCDALENTHAVTIARLHGKVVGAGLALASFCDLRAGADDCRFRMPEIGIGLPPAWGGAMGRLIVEGGAARIRELMLTCETFDAETAQRLGLLHKVAPLDGLDAAVSAWVRPLVRRSPEALTLTKRMFAGHSRAARTADVALLDAHLLTAQLTAPRP
- a CDS encoding nuclear transport factor 2 family protein encodes the protein MSKIEIDAVTAEFFGAFDNRGGRAADVARIRRLVLPGGIIVMTGPDFTVYTVEEFIAPRLRLLRDGRLTEFSEWETSEHTEIVGDIASRVGTYRKSGVRDGERFEGGGTKTMQFVRTPDGWRIAALSWYDHP